A window from Caldisericia bacterium encodes these proteins:
- the murI gene encoding glutamate racemase, translating to MSKIGIFDSGIGGLSVFKVIYKEFPKNDFFYVGDEAYYPYGIKTKEEIIDRSLKIVNFLIKKDIDLIIVACNTVSSVALSYLKENFKVPIIGVIDGAVIKAIKIARNNKIGVISTPLTAKTHVYKNKINSLNENIEVLEVGSQELVNIVENGIINESPTFNLVKEILKPFENFDTLILGCTHFPALEEVIRKNLKNIQIVDPAYEIIPFIKHLIKNNGNGIKKFYTTKDPETFKERSKIFLEDMKINVEKISI from the coding sequence ATGAGTAAAATTGGAATTTTTGATTCAGGAATTGGAGGTTTATCTGTTTTTAAAGTTATTTATAAAGAATTTCCAAAAAATGATTTTTTTTATGTTGGAGATGAAGCATATTACCCATATGGTATAAAGACAAAAGAGGAGATAATTGATAGAAGTCTTAAAATTGTTAATTTTTTAATAAAAAAAGATATTGACCTTATTATTGTTGCTTGCAACACTGTTAGTTCTGTTGCGCTCTCTTATCTTAAAGAAAATTTTAAAGTTCCAATAATTGGAGTTATAGATGGTGCTGTTATTAAAGCAATCAAAATAGCAAGAAACAATAAAATAGGAGTAATCTCTACTCCTTTAACTGCAAAAACTCATGTCTATAAAAATAAAATAAACTCTTTAAATGAAAATATTGAAGTTCTTGAAGTAGGTTCTCAAGAACTTGTAAACATTGTTGAAAATGGAATTATAAATGAATCACCTACATTTAATTTAGTTAAAGAAATCCTAAAGCCTTTTGAAAACTTTGATACTCTAATTTTAGGATGTACACATTTTCCAGCCCTTGAAGAAGTAATTAGAAAAAATCTTAAAAACATTCAAATTGTTGATCCAGCATATGAAATAATTCCATTTATTAAACATCTTATAAAAAATAATGGAAATGGAATTAAAAAATTTTATACAACAAAAGACCCTGAAACTTTTAAAGAGAGAAGTAAGATTTTTTTAGAAGATATGAAAATTAATGTAGAAAAAATTTCTATTTAA
- a CDS encoding N-acetylmuramoyl-L-alanine amidase: MKGKLNMVIKKLLLFIIIFSLILPISFVISQIKEVIITPPTNIRTGPGLNYDILTTITERMVLKVLSEAKDGDGRVWYKVKIEKLGKEGFVASWVVEVQKKEETKKENSGVIKEYTNLRTGPSISYEVIRSLEPDTKILISGMALNSSNEVWYFAKIDNSAGWVFSERVNLIYIEKVVDTKLINTKYKLLTDKFLYEGPSEEMKTGEIISSGKETQIVGISLIFPDIYFYEIVFNGKLFWIKSSEEVPKQTQGEVQINDINFVEQNGNIIINILGNGEIKNYSDSVLSNPIRIVVDIQNTIILSGSITKEIQKYGILRVRASQFSSNPKITRIVVDLSRDIKYNIKKITNGIQIAILSQGNASLYNVYLSDDYVYLFPSPVEKSGTLFIPLKSFLSSIGISSEYDDNSKTFSFFYKGLKVDILDFKKVQRGNKTREFSITAAIIGDTFFVPIDFLPFMIDTGVFYDKDNKNLYLDPYIYGIDINKESLDKVIYTINLSFISKYTYSISGNNLTLSINALPYPEVDFKTYDFVSNIETKERSTSISPITKIVLKLESGYKNIQITSTKAPPSIKISLSRDVSKGLSGKLVILDPGHGAYTGGVYYDVGAVGPSGAYESKIVLDIALRIKELLEKSGAIVLMTRTEENNKSTPNLDQRVQIANSSGGDLFLSIHLNASTSSSTSGTETYYFHPFSLKFAELVHKKIINALNTIDRGVRNKGFAVVKDINTMPSVLIEPVYISNPNEEKIILNENMRQKLAEAIFEAISEYFNQ; the protein is encoded by the coding sequence TTGAAAGGGAAATTAAATATGGTTATTAAAAAACTTCTTTTATTTATTATTATTTTTTCTTTAATTTTACCTATTTCTTTTGTCATATCTCAAATTAAAGAAGTAATCATTACCCCTCCAACAAACATTAGAACAGGCCCTGGCCTTAACTATGATATCTTAACTACAATTACAGAAAGAATGGTTCTTAAAGTTCTATCTGAAGCAAAAGATGGTGATGGAAGAGTTTGGTATAAAGTTAAAATAGAAAAACTTGGAAAAGAAGGTTTTGTTGCTTCTTGGGTTGTTGAAGTTCAGAAAAAAGAAGAGACAAAAAAAGAAAATTCTGGAGTTATAAAAGAATATACAAATTTAAGAACCGGACCCTCCATTTCATATGAAGTTATAAGAAGTTTAGAACCAGATACAAAAATTTTAATATCTGGTATGGCACTAAACTCTTCAAATGAAGTTTGGTATTTTGCAAAAATAGACAATTCTGCAGGTTGGGTTTTTTCAGAAAGAGTAAATTTAATTTATATAGAAAAAGTTGTAGATACAAAACTTATAAATACAAAATATAAACTTCTTACAGATAAATTTCTTTATGAGGGTCCATCTGAAGAGATGAAAACAGGTGAAATTATTTCTAGTGGAAAAGAGACTCAAATTGTTGGTATTTCTTTGATTTTTCCAGATATATATTTTTATGAAATAGTTTTTAATGGAAAACTATTTTGGATAAAATCAAGTGAAGAAGTTCCAAAACAGACTCAAGGTGAAGTTCAGATAAATGATATAAATTTTGTTGAACAAAATGGGAATATAATAATAAATATTTTAGGAAATGGAGAAATAAAAAATTATTCTGATTCTGTCTTATCTAACCCAATAAGAATTGTTGTAGATATACAAAATACAATTATTCTTTCTGGTTCAATTACAAAAGAAATTCAAAAATATGGAATATTAAGAGTCAGAGCAAGTCAATTTTCTTCAAACCCAAAAATTACAAGGATTGTTGTGGATTTATCAAGAGATATAAAATATAATATCAAAAAGATAACAAATGGTATTCAAATAGCAATTTTATCTCAGGGAAACGCTTCTTTATATAATGTCTATCTCTCAGATGATTATGTTTATCTTTTTCCATCACCTGTTGAAAAAAGTGGAACACTTTTTATACCTCTTAAATCATTTTTATCTTCAATAGGTATCTCTTCAGAATATGATGATAACTCTAAAACATTTTCATTTTTCTATAAAGGTCTAAAAGTTGATATTTTAGATTTTAAAAAAGTTCAAAGAGGAAATAAAACTCGAGAATTTTCTATAACAGCAGCAATCATAGGAGATACATTTTTTGTTCCAATTGATTTTCTTCCATTTATGATTGATACAGGAGTTTTTTATGACAAAGATAATAAAAATCTTTATCTTGACCCATACATATATGGTATTGATATAAACAAGGAAAGTTTAGATAAAGTAATCTATACAATAAATTTATCTTTTATCTCAAAATATACTTATTCAATCTCAGGAAATAATCTTACTTTATCAATAAATGCACTTCCATATCCAGAAGTTGATTTCAAAACATATGATTTTGTATCAAATATTGAAACAAAGGAAAGATCTACTTCAATTTCTCCAATAACAAAAATTGTTTTGAAGCTTGAGAGTGGTTATAAAAATATTCAAATTACTTCAACAAAAGCACCTCCCTCAATTAAAATTTCTCTTTCAAGAGATGTATCAAAAGGTCTAAGCGGAAAACTTGTTATTCTTGATCCAGGACATGGTGCTTATACTGGAGGCGTTTATTATGATGTTGGTGCAGTTGGTCCTTCTGGAGCATATGAGAGTAAAATTGTTCTAGATATTGCATTAAGAATTAAAGAACTTCTTGAAAAAAGTGGAGCTATTGTTTTAATGACAAGAACAGAAGAAAATAATAAAAGTACTCCAAATCTTGATCAGAGAGTTCAAATTGCAAATTCCTCTGGAGGAGACTTATTTTTATCAATTCACCTAAATGCTTCAACTTCAAGTTCAACTTCAGGTACAGAAACATACTATTTTCATCCATTTAGTTTAAAATTTGCAGAGTTAGTTCACAAAAAAATTATAAATGCTTTAAACACTATAGATAGAGGAGTTAGAAATAAAGGTTTTGCAGTTGTTAAAGATATAAACACAATGCCAAGTGTTTTAATTGAACCAGTTTATATTTCAAATCCAAATGAAGAGAAGATCATTTTAAATGAAAATATGAGACAAAAACTTGCAGAAGCAATTTTTGAAGCAATATCTGAATATTTTAATCAATGA
- the smpB gene encoding SsrA-binding protein SmpB, which translates to MSIEKIIATNKKAIQTLDVEEKIEAGISLLGSEVKSIKEGRVSFKDSYIRFQNGEAYVINLDIGPYPNASIRNHDRMRKRKLLLHKNQIMRLLGKVTEKGYTVVPLQIYLNEKGLIKVLIGLGKGKKLYDKRKEIKERELKRRIEREIKYGY; encoded by the coding sequence ATGAGCATAGAAAAAATTATTGCAACAAACAAAAAAGCAATTCAAACTTTAGATGTAGAAGAGAAAATTGAAGCTGGAATCTCACTTTTAGGAAGTGAGGTGAAATCTATAAAAGAAGGAAGAGTTAGTTTCAAAGACTCTTATATTAGATTTCAAAATGGAGAAGCATATGTTATAAATTTAGATATAGGTCCATATCCAAATGCTTCAATTAGAAATCATGATAGAATGAGAAAAAGAAAACTTCTGCTTCATAAAAATCAAATTATGAGACTTTTGGGAAAAGTTACAGAAAAAGGTTATACAGTTGTTCCTTTACAAATTTATTTAAATGAGAAGGGCCTTATAAAGGTTTTAATTGGTCTTGGAAAAGGAAAAAAACTATATGATAAAAGAAAAGAGATAAAGGAAAGAGAATTAAAGAGGAGGATTGAAAGGGAAATTAAATATGGTTATTAA
- a CDS encoding LapA family protein, which produces MIRTIVYLVLFILTLIFLFQNGTTPVTLKFLRWQTPTTIPVGFVFVGALLVGGVIVWLYHLPKMIFLKTKLKNLDRKITLLMEDIKRKEREIEELKKKKEELEGKIKEKIEEKPKEEKPLEEKTKEGEEKKEEKKNIFSIFKRKRVDENKEFN; this is translated from the coding sequence ATGATTAGAACTATAGTATATCTTGTTCTCTTCATCCTCACTTTAATCTTTCTCTTTCAGAATGGAACAACTCCAGTAACTTTAAAATTTTTAAGATGGCAAACTCCAACAACTATTCCTGTTGGATTTGTTTTTGTTGGAGCTCTTCTTGTTGGGGGAGTTATTGTTTGGCTTTATCATCTTCCAAAAATGATTTTTTTGAAAACGAAATTAAAGAATTTAGATAGAAAGATAACATTACTTATGGAAGATATAAAAAGAAAAGAGAGAGAAATTGAGGAACTAAAAAAGAAAAAAGAAGAACTTGAAGGAAAAATAAAGGAAAAGATAGAAGAGAAACCTAAAGAAGAAAAACCTTTAGAAGAAAAAACAAAAGAGGGTGAAGAGAAAAAAGAAGAAAAGAAAAATATTTTTTCAATTTTTAAGAGAAAAAGAGTTGATGAAAACAAAGAATTTAATTAG
- a CDS encoding QueT transporter family protein, translating to MKTKNLIRGSLIGAVYFALTVIFAPISFKAFQVRISEGLTLLPFLTKDAIWGLFIGCFIANFFSPFGLVDMIFGSLLTLFAAYLTYLLRKTKKLFLAPLPPILINGFGVSFYITLLSMERPSISSFPIKMYFSISLSIILGEALSTYIIGLPLTYYLSKLNFLKEESI from the coding sequence ATGAAAACAAAGAATTTAATTAGAGGATCTTTAATTGGTGCAGTTTATTTTGCTCTAACAGTAATTTTTGCTCCAATAAGTTTTAAAGCATTTCAAGTAAGAATTTCAGAAGGTTTAACTCTCCTTCCATTTTTAACAAAAGATGCAATATGGGGACTTTTTATAGGATGTTTTATTGCTAATTTTTTCTCTCCATTTGGATTGGTTGATATGATATTTGGTTCTCTTTTAACACTTTTTGCAGCATATTTAACCTATCTATTAAGAAAAACTAAAAAATTATTTTTAGCACCTCTCCCACCAATCTTAATAAATGGATTTGGTGTCTCATTTTATATAACTCTTCTATCAATGGAAAGACCATCAATATCCTCTTTTCCAATTAAAATGTATTTTTCAATTTCTTTATCAATAATTTTGGGAGAGGCATTATCAACATATATAATTGGTTTGCCTTTAACATATTATCTTTCAAAATTAAATTTTTTAAAGGAGGAATCTATATGA
- a CDS encoding NAD+ synthase, producing the protein MVNLKINCPFARDLIVSFIKEESEKIGLKKGVIALSGGLDSTLISFLTTLSLGKENIFLVNMPYGELGEKGKEDSIKIAEELGVSLEIVDIKNIVDAYFRTEADKLRKGNFMARIRMAIVFDISKKENGFVIGCSNKSELLVGYSTWYGDMAASILPIGDLYKTQVRELAKFIGVPDFIIEKIPSAELWEGQTDEGEMGITYEELDKILFLLVDKRMKVEEVVNEGFDIQKVNKVKKMVVNSHFKRRLPPIPKISDRTVGIDYLYFRDYKNYD; encoded by the coding sequence ATGGTGAATTTAAAGATTAATTGTCCTTTTGCAAGAGATTTGATTGTCTCTTTTATTAAAGAGGAAAGTGAAAAAATTGGACTTAAAAAAGGAGTTATTGCTTTGAGTGGTGGTCTTGATTCAACTCTTATTAGTTTTCTTACAACTTTATCTTTAGGAAAAGAAAATATTTTTTTAGTTAATATGCCTTATGGTGAACTTGGAGAAAAAGGGAAAGAAGATTCTATTAAAATTGCTGAAGAACTTGGAGTTTCATTAGAGATTGTTGATATTAAAAATATTGTTGATGCATATTTTAGAACTGAGGCAGATAAATTAAGAAAAGGTAATTTTATGGCAAGAATCAGAATGGCAATAGTTTTTGATATTTCTAAAAAAGAAAATGGTTTTGTTATAGGTTGTTCAAATAAAAGTGAACTTTTAGTTGGATACTCAACTTGGTATGGTGATATGGCTGCATCAATTCTTCCTATAGGTGATCTATACAAAACTCAGGTAAGGGAACTTGCCAAATTTATTGGAGTTCCAGATTTTATTATTGAAAAAATACCATCAGCAGAACTTTGGGAAGGACAAACTGATGAAGGTGAGATGGGTATAACATATGAAGAGTTGGATAAAATTCTTTTTCTTTTGGTAGATAAAAGAATGAAGGTCGAAGAAGTTGTTAATGAAGGTTTTGATATTCAAAAAGTAAATAAAGTTAAAAAGATGGTAGTTAACTCACATTTCAAAAGAAGATTACCTCCAATTCCGAAAATTTCTGATAGAACAGTTGGAATAGATTATTTATATTTTAGAGATTATAAAAATTATGATTAA
- a CDS encoding HAD family hydrolase, with protein MIKLVIFDFDGTLFDTKFDIARSVNIYLDEIGFPKLKEETLFKFIGNGSDYLLQKSLEEVGAKDFKNYDIERFLEIYKNEATKTVKPFDGIESILNYLKDKFVLYIVTNKDEESTKIILKKFDFEKYFKRVIGRDSFGIKKPEKRLMERIIEIENVKPEEILVVGDSEIDFQFAKSVNSKIAIVLWGGIGDIEELKKLDVDYFLYKPQEILEIFKS; from the coding sequence ATGATTAAATTAGTTATTTTTGATTTTGATGGTACACTTTTTGATACAAAATTTGATATTGCAAGAAGTGTTAATATTTATTTAGATGAAATTGGATTTCCAAAATTAAAAGAAGAGACTCTTTTTAAATTTATTGGAAATGGTTCAGACTATCTTCTTCAAAAAAGTTTAGAGGAAGTTGGAGCAAAAGATTTCAAAAATTATGACATTGAAAGGTTTCTTGAAATTTATAAAAATGAAGCAACAAAAACAGTTAAACCATTTGATGGAATAGAATCTATATTAAATTATTTAAAAGATAAATTTGTTTTATATATTGTCACAAACAAAGATGAAGAGAGTACAAAAATTATTTTAAAGAAATTTGATTTTGAAAAATATTTCAAAAGAGTTATTGGAAGAGATAGTTTTGGCATTAAAAAACCTGAAAAAAGACTTATGGAAAGAATTATTGAAATTGAAAATGTAAAGCCAGAAGAAATTCTTGTTGTTGGTGATAGTGAGATTGATTTTCAATTTGCAAAAAGCGTAAACTCTAAAATTGCAATAGTTCTTTGGGGAGGAATAGGAGATATTGAAGAATTAAAAAAATTAGATGTAGATTACTTTTTATATAAACCTCAAGAAATATTAGAAATCTTTAAATCTTGA
- a CDS encoding PAS domain S-box protein yields the protein MKKMDTIYYDILNSAREITFELLKSHTIREKIEYALKKLGEAGGFNKVSFYEKDIKNFFIKKYEWVSNEIYKDNDVKLELDENKIEILLKDEAINLKKEAFFPILVNNDLKGVIRFLILNEERQISPFDIYALKSGVEVIEASLEREELIKSIEEQRELLNKVVNNIKELITVQDNDLNILFANKAAGDSVNKKPDELIGEKCFKIWHQRNTPCENCPVKIAFITKKFEEGEITTPDGRIWHIKGIPVLNENGEVQYVVESTIEITKEREYLRKIQESEERFRKIFDSTNVGIAILDKDGKYLYMNQKRAEILGYTVEEMLEKTFKDIIHPDDFMRVNEIYNKLVSGEIKNFELDIKFIRKDGEIVYNRDYVVGVEDENGKFLYAIAVVVDITKEIKFSFDLKEKEELIKAIFDQFSVGVNITDSEGKVLLSNKALQKMLGYSLDELKTFTFKDYSHPGELEKNIELFEKIKKGEINNYILEKRFIRKDGSIFWGKITTNAIKDEKGNIKYFITLVEDIDERVKYFENLKIEENRLRAIIDVMPDLIFILDKDGNFLNYHGDLNKLLLEPEEFLGKNIIEVMGKDIGEKTKESIKKTLKENVLTSFVYDLPCPHNKEEKCFYEARFVKFEEDKSLVLIRDITESVRNLNLLKKKEEELHKSFYQTINLLAKIVEMKEPYTAGHQRRTAEIGVLIAKELKLSDYTIETIRVAGLVHDIGKIEIPMEILNKPVKLSPIDWDFVKKHPEIGYEILKEIDFPWNIKDVVLEHHEKYDGSGYPYGLKNDEILIEARIICVADSIEAMSTHRPYRPRLSREKIIDELKKYRGSWYDPQIVDIALKLIEEGKIKI from the coding sequence ATGAAAAAAATGGATACAATTTATTATGACATATTGAACTCTGCTAGAGAGATAACATTTGAACTATTAAAATCTCATACTATAAGAGAGAAGATAGAGTATGCTCTCAAAAAACTTGGTGAGGCAGGAGGTTTTAACAAAGTTTCTTTTTATGAAAAAGATATCAAAAATTTTTTCATAAAAAAATATGAATGGGTTAGTAATGAGATTTATAAAGATAATGATGTAAAATTAGAACTAGATGAAAATAAAATAGAAATATTATTGAAAGATGAAGCTATAAATTTAAAAAAAGAAGCTTTTTTTCCTATTTTAGTAAATAATGATTTAAAAGGTGTAATTAGATTTTTAATTTTGAATGAAGAAAGACAAATCTCACCATTTGATATTTATGCTTTAAAAAGTGGTGTTGAAGTTATTGAGGCTTCTTTAGAGAGAGAAGAATTAATTAAAAGTATTGAGGAACAAAGAGAATTACTTAATAAAGTTGTAAATAATATTAAAGAACTTATCACAGTTCAAGATAATGATTTAAATATTCTTTTTGCAAACAAAGCAGCAGGAGATTCAGTAAATAAAAAACCAGATGAACTTATTGGTGAAAAGTGTTTTAAAATATGGCATCAGAGGAACACTCCTTGTGAAAATTGTCCTGTAAAAATTGCTTTTATAACAAAAAAATTTGAAGAGGGCGAAATAACTACTCCAGATGGAAGAATTTGGCATATTAAAGGAATACCTGTTTTAAATGAAAATGGTGAGGTTCAATATGTTGTTGAATCAACTATAGAAATAACTAAAGAAAGAGAATATTTAAGAAAAATTCAAGAAAGTGAAGAGAGATTTAGAAAAATTTTTGATTCAACAAATGTTGGTATTGCAATACTTGATAAAGATGGAAAATATTTATATATGAATCAAAAAAGAGCTGAAATACTCGGGTATACAGTTGAAGAAATGTTAGAAAAAACATTTAAAGATATCATTCATCCTGATGATTTTATGAGAGTAAATGAAATATATAACAAATTAGTTTCAGGAGAAATTAAAAACTTTGAATTAGATATAAAATTTATAAGAAAAGATGGAGAAATTGTTTACAATAGGGATTATGTTGTTGGAGTTGAAGATGAGAATGGAAAATTTTTATATGCTATAGCAGTTGTTGTTGATATTACAAAAGAGATTAAATTTAGTTTTGATTTAAAAGAGAAAGAAGAGTTGATAAAAGCAATTTTCGATCAATTTTCTGTTGGTGTTAATATTACAGATTCAGAAGGAAAGGTTCTTTTAAGCAATAAAGCACTTCAAAAAATGCTTGGATATTCACTCGATGAGTTAAAGACATTTACTTTTAAAGATTATTCTCATCCAGGAGAACTTGAAAAAAATATTGAATTATTTGAAAAAATAAAGAAAGGAGAAATAAATAATTATATATTAGAAAAAAGATTTATAAGAAAAGATGGAAGTATATTTTGGGGAAAAATAACAACAAATGCTATCAAGGATGAAAAAGGAAATATAAAATATTTTATCACTTTGGTTGAAGATATAGATGAAAGAGTAAAATATTTTGAGAACTTAAAAATAGAAGAAAATAGATTAAGAGCAATTATTGATGTTATGCCAGATTTAATTTTTATTTTAGATAAAGATGGAAATTTCTTAAATTATCACGGAGATTTAAATAAACTTCTTTTAGAGCCAGAGGAGTTTTTAGGTAAAAATATAATTGAAGTGATGGGAAAAGATATAGGAGAAAAAACAAAAGAATCAATTAAAAAAACTTTAAAAGAAAATGTATTAACATCATTTGTTTATGACCTACCTTGTCCTCATAATAAAGAAGAAAAATGCTTTTATGAAGCAAGATTTGTAAAATTTGAAGAGGATAAATCACTTGTATTAATAAGAGATATTACAGAATCTGTAAGAAATTTAAACTTACTTAAGAAAAAGGAGGAAGAACTTCATAAATCTTTCTATCAAACAATAAATTTACTTGCAAAAATTGTTGAAATGAAAGAGCCCTATACTGCAGGACATCAAAGAAGAACTGCTGAAATTGGTGTTTTAATTGCAAAAGAGTTAAAACTTTCAGATTATACTATTGAAACAATTAGAGTTGCAGGTTTAGTTCATGATATTGGAAAAATAGAAATTCCAATGGAGATTTTAAATAAACCTGTAAAACTTTCACCAATTGATTGGGATTTTGTAAAAAAGCATCCTGAAATTGGATATGAAATTTTAAAAGAGATAGACTTTCCATGGAATATTAAAGATGTTGTTTTAGAACATCATGAAAAGTATGATGGAAGTGGTTATCCATATGGACTTAAAAATGATGAAATTTTAATTGAAGCAAGAATAATTTGTGTTGCAGATAGCATTGAAGCAATGAGTACACATAGACCATATAGACCAAGATTGTCAAGAGAGAAAATTATTGATGAACTTAAAAAATACAGAGGGTCATGGTATGACCCTCAAATCGTTGATATTGCATTAAAATTAATTGAAGAAGGTAAAATCAAGATTTAA
- a CDS encoding aldo/keto reductase, with translation MIYRKFIKGDILISQLGFGAMRFPTISNEEDVDIKKTYEMLDYAIENGINYIDTAYPYHHGMSEIILGEYFEKRGIRDKIFLATKMPVWKIEKFEDFDFYFNIQLNRLKTNYIDFYLLHSLWKGSWEKIKNLKVLDWLLEKKKEGKIKFFGFSFHDEFEVFKEIIDFYDWDFCQIQLNYMDINYQAGERGLSYAFDKGIQVIIMEPVKGGKLANPPKNVLKIFENYKVNKTPVEWALSFLFNKKEVLTVLSGMSSIEQVKENISIASKYNVSSLSEEDLNIILKARNEWLNIRTIDCTKCRYCLPCPYGVNIPENFEIYNNFVMYGDLNEALWEYEYLKEEERASNCRECGECEEKCPQNLQIRELLKKLVESFNK, from the coding sequence TTGATTTATAGAAAGTTTATAAAAGGAGATATCTTGATTTCTCAACTTGGTTTTGGAGCAATGAGATTTCCAACTATTTCAAATGAAGAGGATGTTGATATAAAAAAAACTTACGAAATGCTTGATTATGCTATTGAAAATGGAATTAATTATATAGATACTGCATATCCATATCATCATGGTATGAGTGAAATCATTCTTGGAGAATATTTTGAAAAAAGGGGGATAAGAGATAAAATTTTTCTTGCAACAAAAATGCCAGTTTGGAAAATAGAAAAGTTTGAAGATTTTGATTTTTATTTTAATATTCAATTAAATAGATTAAAAACTAATTATATAGATTTTTATCTACTTCACTCTTTATGGAAAGGTTCTTGGGAGAAAATTAAAAATCTGAAAGTTTTAGATTGGCTTTTAGAAAAGAAAAAAGAGGGAAAAATAAAATTTTTTGGATTCTCTTTTCATGATGAGTTTGAAGTTTTTAAAGAGATAATTGATTTTTATGATTGGGATTTTTGTCAGATTCAACTAAATTATATGGATATAAATTATCAAGCAGGAGAAAGAGGGCTTTCTTATGCTTTTGATAAAGGAATTCAGGTTATTATAATGGAACCAGTTAAAGGAGGTAAACTTGCTAATCCACCAAAAAATGTATTAAAAATTTTTGAAAATTATAAAGTAAATAAAACACCAGTTGAGTGGGCTTTATCTTTTTTATTTAATAAAAAAGAGGTCTTAACAGTTTTAAGTGGTATGAGTTCAATTGAACAAGTTAAAGAAAATATCTCAATTGCTAGTAAATATAATGTAAGTTCATTAAGTGAAGAAGATTTAAATATTATTTTAAAAGCAAGAAATGAGTGGTTAAATATTAGAACAATTGATTGCACAAAATGTAGGTATTGTTTACCATGTCCTTATGGGGTTAATATTCCAGAAAATTTTGAAATTTACAACAATTTTGTTATGTATGGCGATTTAAATGAAGCACTTTGGGAATATGAATATTTGAAAGAAGAAGAAAGAGCATCAAATTGCAGAGAATGTGGTGAATGTGAAGAAAAATGTCCTCAAAATTTACAAATTAGAGAGTTATTAAAAAAATTAGTGGAATCTTTTAATAAATAA
- a CDS encoding zinc metallopeptidase, with protein sequence MKWKERRRSENVEDRRGRGVGGFAMAGGAIGIILLLIYTLLSGGNITDIFNNLTNDNKNNTTYIETAEEKELSEFVSVVLADTEDAWTDIFKDYGETYVPPKLVLFTDAVYSGCGIASSQSGPFYCPSDETIYLDLSFFEELRDRFGATGDFAIAYVIAHEVGHHVQNLLGITDQIEKIRQRVSSKEFNEYSVRLELQADYLAGVWARYVEELGYLEIGDLDEALNAASAVGDDRIQKEMQGYVVPDSFTHGTSEQRSRWFYKGYQTGNLDNWDTFNARDL encoded by the coding sequence ATGAAATGGAAAGAAAGAAGAAGAAGTGAAAATGTTGAAGATAGAAGGGGGAGAGGTGTTGGTGGTTTTGCTATGGCAGGAGGGGCAATAGGTATAATTCTATTATTAATTTATACACTTCTCAGTGGAGGAAATATAACAGATATTTTTAATAATTTAACAAATGATAATAAAAACAACACAACATATATAGAAACAGCAGAAGAAAAAGAATTGTCAGAATTTGTATCAGTTGTTTTAGCTGATACAGAAGATGCATGGACTGATATATTTAAAGATTATGGCGAAACATATGTTCCACCAAAACTTGTTTTATTCACTGATGCTGTTTATTCTGGCTGTGGTATAGCAAGTTCTCAATCAGGTCCTTTTTATTGTCCTTCAGATGAAACAATATATCTTGATTTGAGCTTTTTCGAGGAACTTCGAGATAGATTTGGAGCAACAGGTGATTTTGCAATTGCTTATGTTATTGCGCATGAAGTTGGTCATCATGTTCAAAACCTTTTAGGTATAACTGATCAAATTGAAAAAATAAGGCAAAGGGTAAGTTCTAAGGAGTTTAATGAATATTCAGTTAGATTAGAATTACAAGCAGATTATCTTGCAGGAGTTTGGGCGAGATATGTTGAAGAATTAGGTTATCTTGAAATAGGAGATTTAGATGAAGCATTAAATGCTGCAAGTGCTGTGGGAGATGATAGAATTCAAAAAGAGATGCAAGGATATGTAGTTCCTGATTCATTTACTCATGGTACTTCAGAACAGAGATCAAGATGGTTTTACAAAGGTTATCAAACAGGAAATTTAGATAATTGGGACACTTTTAACGCTCGCGATTTATAA